Genomic DNA from Clostridium sp. BJN0013:
GGAATTGAAACCTGTAATTCTCTTTAAGCAATCTTTGAACCCTAACCGATTTTAGACTACCTATAAGGAATTGAAACCTTCTTTTATATACTCATACTTCTGGGCATTTTTAGATTTTAGACTACCTATAAGGAATTGAAACTTTATATCTGATTGTAAGTTAGATATTTCAGATTTTGATTTTAGACTACCTATAAGGAATTGAAACCTAAAAAATACACAATCCACGTAAGGAACGGAAAAGAGATTTTAGACTACCTATAAGGAATTGAAACCCAGAAGCAGATATAGCAGAAGGAAGGATTTCAGGGATTTTAGACTACCTATAAGGAATTGAAACTTTCCAATATCTCAGAATAATCTAATCCCATATTGGGATTTTAGACTACCTATAAGGAATTGAAACTCTAAATCTCTTCGGCCTTCAATTTTAAATCTAGCGATTTTAGACTACCTATAAGGAATTGAAACTTTAATGTAGAATGTAAAGAGCTACAAAGCCTAGTTAGATTTTAGACTACCTATAAGGAATTGAAACTAAATTTTTATCACCAGATGCTAGTGATGAAGTGTGGATTTTAGACTACCTATAAGGAATTGAAACTATTGTTCCCTTGTCGTTCCCTTCGTAGTTCTTTCGATTTTAGACTACCTATAAGGAATTGAAACATTTTAAAAAGTCATTGAGGCTATATTTTTTTATATAGATTTTAGACTACCTATAAGGAATTGAAACTAATACTGACAATATTCATGTCCATATCTCAACTGTGATTTTAGACTACCTATAAGGAATTGAAACTTGGAAACACATCACGCATGTTTATCGACTCCTTATGGGATTTTAGACTACCTATAAGGAATTGAAACCCTTTTACATTTGCTAAAGAAAGCTCTGCATTAGCAGATTTTAGACTACCTATAAGGAATTGAAACTAGCTTTTAAAACACTTTCTTTTCCCTCTCTATAAAGATTTTAGACTACCTATAAGGAATTGAAACTTTTCTAAAGGTTTTGTCATTATTTTGTAGAATTAGATTTTAGACTACCTATAAGGAATTGAAACAATGCCACCTTTTCAATTTATTAAGGGGGAATATCAGGATTTTAGACTACCTATAAGGAATTGAAACTTGCTTCACTCCATTCTTTCACAATTACACCTCATGATTTTAGACTACCTATAAGGAATTGAAACTAGTTTTTTTCTATATATTCCGTACACATCTGTATTAGATTTTAGACTACCTATAAGGAATTGAAACTACGGAGAGATAACGGCACTCTGTAATGAAAAAGGAGATTTTAGACTACCTATAAGGAATTGAAACCTAATTTCTCTATCTTTGGTATACTCAATAGATTTAAGATTTTAGACTACCTATAAGGAATTGAAACTATTGATAATCCAGACATTGTACAAGATGTAGATTTGATTTTAGACTACCTATAAGGAATTGAAACCCGCAATATTTCGTACAATCTAATATTGCATTTTTTGATTTTAGACTACCTATAAGGAATTGAAACTTTCTATAACACCATTCTTTTTTAATGCAGTATATAGATTTTAGACTACCTATAAAGAATTGAAACAGTTCTTGTGCTTTTTCTAGTACCTTCGAGATTTAAGAATTTTAGACTACTTATAAGGAATTGAAACTAGTCTGTTTTAATGCCTCCTAAAGTTTCAGTAAGAGATTTTAGACTATGTATTTATAATTTTACTATTTAGTGAATTTTATTTCGAAATCTATTTGAATGATCTTTATAGGCTTGTTACTTTCTTAATAGTTAAAAATAAAATCAGAAATAACATCTTTATTTTTGCCAGCAGAAATTCGTTAAAAATAATATTCAAAAACTAGCTATTTAAAGCTTGTCAATACTATTAGAAAACAGTCTGAAAAGGCTTCATAACAACATTATGGCTACTTTAGGCCGTTTCTTTTATATTAATATTTTAATCATGAATATTATTAAAATATATTAAATTAAAGAATAAGGCTAAAAAACAATTAAATAAGTTGTTCTATTAAGTTAAACTAGATAATTTCATTGAAAATGAGCTTTAAATGTGAGAAATAAAGCTATTATAAAATTAAATAATAATATATAATCGTCTCATACTAAAATTAAAAGAAAGTTTACTTTTAGAGGTGTAAAAATGTTATCTAAATTGGGAAGATTATTAATAGGCAGGAGTCTTAAAACTACAGAACTTAAATCCGAAAAGTTTAATGTGCTTTGGGGATTGCCTGTATTATCCAGTGATGCAATATCCTCTGTAGCCTATGCGGGAGAGGAAATACTATGGGTACTTATACCTGTTTTGGGCATAATGTCCTATAAATATATGTTTTATTCAGCACTATGTGTTGTGTTTTTAATGATATTAGTGACATTGTCTTATAGACAAACTATAGATGCCTATCCTCAAGGAGGAGGTTCTTATATTGTTGCAAAAGATAATTTAGGAACAGTGTCCGGACTTGTGGCAGGAGCATCTTTAACTATTGGATACATACTAACTGTAGCAGTAAGTACATCGGCAGGTACTGCTGCTATAATTTCCGCCATACCTTCTTTATCACCTCATAGAGTTACTATAGCTCTACTTTTTATATTTATTATAACCATAGGAAATCTTAGAGGCGTAAGGGAATCATCTAAAGTATTTGGAACTCCAACTTATATATTTATGGCTGTTATTTTGTGCATGATTATATTTGGAATATTTAAAGTAAAGGTGCTTGGTTATGTACCTAAACCGGTGTACAAAATACCTGAAGCTGTATCTGATATAACCCTATTATTATTTATAAGGGCCTTTTCTTCTGGATGTACGGCGCTGACTGGTATAGAAGCGGTAAGTAATGGTATACCTAGTTTTAAAGAGCCTTCACAGAAAAATGCCCGAATAGTTTTAGAACTTTTGGCTCTGGTAGTACTTGTAATATTTGGTGGGGTATCTTATTTAGCTACTCTTTATCATACAGTACCTAACACTGAAGTAACAGTAGTTGCCCAGCTTGCTTCTCAGATATTTGGCCAGAATATTATGTTTTATCTGGTTCAAATAACTACCACTATCATACTTATAATGGCCAGCAACACTGCTTTTACAGGACTACCATTATTACTGGCTTTTATAGCAAAAGATGGATTTGCACCTAGACAATTTGCCAAAAGAGGAAAGAGACTTGGGTATTCTAATGGAATTATGATGTTGAGTATAATATCCTCTATACTCGTTATTATATTTAATGGTGAAACCCATAGTCTGATGCCTTTGTATGCGGTGGGAGTATTTGTATCCTTTACCTTGTCTCAGGCAGGAATGTTTAAAAGATGGATAAAACTAAAAAGTACAGGCTGGAGGCATAAAGCGGTTATAAATGGTATAGGGGCAGTGGTTACTTTTGCTACAGCTGTTATATTAGGTATAACTAAATTCCTCCAGGGGGCCTGGATTGTCTTTATATTAGTACCTGTACTTGTTTATATTATGGTGGAAATAAATGAACATTATAAAAAGGTAGCTCAGCAGTTAAAGCTTGCAGTAAATGAGAGGCCTAAAGAAATAGATTTTACAAAACAGAAAAGGTATGTTATTGTTCCTATAGATGCTTTAAATAGGTCATTTTTAAAGGCTTTGAATTATGCCAGAACAATATCCAATAATATAATAGTTTTCCATGTTTCAATAGATGATGAGGCTACAGCCAGACTTTTATCAAAATGGCATGAATACGATATAGGTATACCCATAGTGGTGAAGAAATCTATTTATAGAAGTGTAGTTGGACCTCTAGTTAAATTTATAGAATCAGAAGAATACGCAGCAGGTTCTAAGGATACGGTAACAGTAGTACTTCCTCAATTCGTGGTTACCAAGTGGTGGGGAAATATATTGCATAATCAAACTGCATTATTTATTAGAACCATGCTGCTTAGGAGAAGAAATATAGCAATAGTTACGGTACCGTATATAATTTTTGAAGATAATGAAGAAGGTTTGAAGAAATAATTTTGTAGTGAATTTTTTCTACAGGTTTTCCCTATAATGAATATTTGGGAAACCTGTTTTTATTATACAAATAATAGCTTACGTGTTAATTTTTATCTATATCTATGGGGAGCTAATCTGTATTTTACATTCAAAATTACTTGAAATAATTTTGAATGTAAAAGGGAAGGTTTTCTTACATTAAATGAGTTAAAGGCTCCTAAAAATATTATAATTCCAGAAAATATTATTATGGAATTTAAAACTTTATTTATAAATTTTGTATTTTTGGAATTTAGCTTATTACTGAATTTGCCCGCAGTAAAAATTAATATAAGCCACCAGAGCATACTTCCTATAAATACTCCCACTATTAAAAGTATTCTACTAGGCATATCTCTTCCTATATGTATTAAATGCAATCCTGTAAATACAGCTATAAAAGAAAAGATCGTAAGTGGATTTGCAAATGCCATTAGAAAAGTTGATATAAAAGCTTTAAATAAAGAAGTATTATTTAACGATTCTGTTTTAGCTGATTTGTGGATATTATTAGCT
This window encodes:
- a CDS encoding LysE family translocator, which translates into the protein MLLNLFRGILIGLITGMPTGPIGAICLKNTIALGNTYGLVSGLGSALADTIYASLASLSFIVVEKFILLHGLYFRIIGGIILICFGIYTFIKEKSANNIHKSAKTESLNNTSLFKAFISTFLMAFANPLTIFSFIAVFTGLHLIHIGRDMPSRILLIVGVFIGSMLWWLILIFTAGKFSNKLNSKNTKFINKVLNSIIIFSGIIIFLGAFNSFNVRKPSLLHSKLFQVILNVKYRLAPHRYR
- a CDS encoding APC family permease — encoded protein: MLSKLGRLLIGRSLKTTELKSEKFNVLWGLPVLSSDAISSVAYAGEEILWVLIPVLGIMSYKYMFYSALCVVFLMILVTLSYRQTIDAYPQGGGSYIVAKDNLGTVSGLVAGASLTIGYILTVAVSTSAGTAAIISAIPSLSPHRVTIALLFIFIITIGNLRGVRESSKVFGTPTYIFMAVILCMIIFGIFKVKVLGYVPKPVYKIPEAVSDITLLLFIRAFSSGCTALTGIEAVSNGIPSFKEPSQKNARIVLELLALVVLVIFGGVSYLATLYHTVPNTEVTVVAQLASQIFGQNIMFYLVQITTTIILIMASNTAFTGLPLLLAFIAKDGFAPRQFAKRGKRLGYSNGIMMLSIISSILVIIFNGETHSLMPLYAVGVFVSFTLSQAGMFKRWIKLKSTGWRHKAVINGIGAVVTFATAVILGITKFLQGAWIVFILVPVLVYIMVEINEHYKKVAQQLKLAVNERPKEIDFTKQKRYVIVPIDALNRSFLKALNYARTISNNIIVFHVSIDDEATARLLSKWHEYDIGIPIVVKKSIYRSVVGPLVKFIESEEYAAGSKDTVTVVLPQFVVTKWWGNILHNQTALFIRTMLLRRRNIAIVTVPYIIFEDNEEGLKK